Below is a genomic region from Malassezia restricta chromosome VIII, complete sequence.
TTGTAGCAGATTATTAAAGTGTTACCATGACTTAGCGGTCAGCGCTAAAAGAATTTCATGTGATCGACGGTCTGACCGCACTATAGTGCCAAGATAAGATTAGTCAGTCTCGTGCGTGAGGTAACAACTGCGTCATAGGAGGAGAAAGTGGGAGAAAGTTTCAGATAATCTCGAATTTTTTTTGGATGGCGGCCTGATCGCATAGACGGGTACATACTCGTCTGCCGATCATCACCTCAATGCTTCATATCACTGCGTTTGGAACTATCATTTATTTTGCCTCTGGAGGTCGTTGGTTCCGTACGCTCGATAGGGAGCACTTGAGAGATGTATTGGAAGCATGTGGCGGGGAAAAGGCGTCTAGCGAAAATCAGTTTGTTCACTGGGTAGATGAGGCGGATCCTGATAATCCAAAAAACTGGCCTTTTATATACAAGTGTTTTGTCACATTCTTGGTGTGCTTGATGACGGTGTTTGTCTATCTAGGCAGCAGTATTGTCGTGCCTGGGATACCCGAATTTAGCGAAGAATTTCATGTGTCACCAACTGTTACCGCTCTGAGCATTTCCTTATTTGTATGGGGATATGGTCTAGGCCCAATGGTGTTGTCACCATTGACTGAAGTGGCACGTATTGGCCGGAACTGGCCCTACGTAATCAGTATTGGACTTTTCGTGATCATGCAGATACCCACAGCGCTGTGCAACAATGTGGCGGGCTTCATGATCCTAAGATTCATTTCTGGATTTCTAGGAAGCCCTGTTCTTGCGACTGGAGGAGCCACCATGGCAGACCTGTGGAACCTAGACGGTGGCTTGATGAACGGCATTGCATTCTGGTCGtacgctgcgtgtgctggacCAGGCATGGGCCCATTGCTCTCGGGCTTCGCGGTGCAAGAGAAAGGCTGGCGCTGGATCATCTGGCCACTATTATGCGGGACAGGGCTTACCTGGCTTATTATCTTTTTCTTTTTGCCTGAGACCTATGGTGATGCCATTCTGGCGCGTCGAGCCATTGAGTTACGGCGCATGTCGGGGAATAAGCATATTCGCTCTCATGGAGAAGAGAAAGATGCTCAGGTTTCGCTGAGTCAACTTGCGATCATCACCTTGTACCGCCCTCTTCGAATGACCTTTACGGAGCCTGTGCTATTCTTTAGCGACTTGTACATCGCGTATGTCTACGGAATTATCTACTGCTTGTACGTCTCGCATATGTACTCATGACAGCTTCGAAGCATTTCCATTGGTATGAGAATTCTTGCTGACTATCAGACATTCCAAGGTCGCCATCACTTTTCGCTAGGAGAGTCAAGCAGTGCTTATATCACTGGTTGGGTTGTGTGTGCTGTTGCTCTAGTGCTGTACTGCTGGTACAATTTGAAGCTTGTATTGCCTTGGTTCCGTTCAGGAAAGTGGAAGCCGGAATATAGAATGCAAGCATGCTTTGTCGGCGGGATTTTGCTACCTATTACTTTGTTTTGGGTACGTTGATGGCAATCATTGACTATCAGTTTGGATGGACTTCTTTCGAAAGCGTGCCTCCTTACTCCGCATTGGCTGCATATGGTGTTTTCCAGTGTGCCGTGTTTTTGTTGTTTCAAGGATTCTTAGGTTATCTTGGAGAGGTGTACCCTTTCTATACTGCGTCCGCTTTTGCAAGCAATGGTCTGTTCCGTGCATTGGCTGGCGGCGCATTCCCGTTGTTTTCAACACAAATGTTTAACCGACTAACGATTCAAGGCGGTTGCAGTCTTCTTGCAGGATTGGCCATTCTTTTGATACCTGTGACACTTACGTTTTACCTCTACGGTCACAGGCTGCGCGAAAAATCGAAAATGGCTGGTATGGTGGGCGCCAAGAAAGAGCCAGATGAGAGCATAAGTGTCTGAGTTTGAGACAGACAGTGAGTATTCTGTGTTGGCATAGTTGATGATACATTCAATGGCCATTCTCCTGGACACTCCCATCCCATTTCCATCCAGAGTCTAGGAAGTCTTTTGAGTGGAAAAATCATTTCAATGTCGTTCCGATCATTGGCCATGGTCATGAACGCGTTCAAGACTGCGAATAAAGACGGTGTTCTCTTTCAACTTGCCAACACTAGCTTCATTGACTTTTCAGCAATGATCGTGCACTAGAGACGTTATTTACGAGGATTGATTTCACTTTTTAATAGAAATAGGTTCACAAGTTGCATCGTGTGCTGCTTCCTTTTTTGCCTTCTCTGCTAGGGAAAATACTCGGTTGTCGAAATATAGCTTAGAGTGATGGCGTTTGTGTGTGATGTCTCTGAGACGTTTCCGAATTATGCGCTAGTGAGACGGTGCCGCCAGCCACCCTAAGCCACGACGGAGCATTGGGTTTTAGGTGCAGGCCAATACGGTTGAAAAAGACGCAGAGCATGCAAACCCATTTTCTCAATCGATACTTGAAGGTATCCGTGCTCAGGGGCACTTGACCGCCCCAATGAGAGCACGTGGAGTCAATTTAGGCCCATTTTATCACTGGGGAACGGGCGTGTGCCTCTTTCGTCCTCAAAGGCGATCGCACCGCATTAGTCCAAGGTAACCACGGCACACGTCTTGATCACCGCTAGAAGCAGTAGCTATCAAATATACGCAAAAACCCATGCACTTCTCTTCAAACATCTCCATGGCTCTCAGGGTTTGTCAGACATAAAGCACGTAGAATGCTACTCGAGCACTTTCTGTCTGTGCATGGACAACCGTCTAATGGACAAATGTACTCTAGAATTTTCTCAGAGAAAGCTGGCTTTCATGCCTCTTTAGTGGTTCGTCAACGTGCTGCATGCAAAGACATTTTTCCATGTGCCTGTACAATTCAACGACACAGTCAAATTAGCTACAATTTTAGCATCAGAGAGCCTAGCCAGTATTCGCAGTCAGTGCCCTCAGTTATCCGACTATCTTAACCTGTGCATGGGCGTCTCTTACCAGCCATGCTTGCCTGAACACATTTGATAGCGTCAAGTAGGTTCATTCTTTTCTTTCTGGCGTTTGTCGTACAATTGAACATGACTAACTTGGGCTAGAAAAGAGACCATGCGCTCGCAAGCAACATGCACAACACGGTGCTCAAGACACTTTTTACGGCAACGAGACGCGCTAGTAGGGCTGAATCGGATGGCTCTTGGATAGGTTCAGACCCCACTTTCCATTGGCTTGTTAGACACGTGGGCACTTTTTTTGCCCATGTGGcccagacgcgcgtcgtaTACGTCGAGAAACAGGGCCCGGGCCGTGCTGTTCTGTCGACTGACATGCTCTTTCGGTTGACACTCCTGGCTAGCGTCGTAGCGGTGGCTCTCGCCACTGAGCCGATTAAGGTGGATCGAAAAGTGCTCTTTCACTCACACAACGACTATGTCCACCATCGCCCGGTGTACGATGCCTTTGATCATGGCGTTCTGAGCTTTGAGTCCGACTTTTGGTTCGATGAGCACAAGAAAGCGCTGTATGTAGCTCATACGCCACTTGGTATCGACCACTCAAAGACGTTCAACACGCAGACAGTCGACCGTGTTCTGAACATTGTCCAGGGCAAGTACTCTGACAAGTACCCAGCTTCCAACGTAAAAAAATTCTACGCCGATCCCAAGAACCAGCCTACGGCCCACCCTGACTGGTACAAGTACTTTTCCGAAGGTTTTGGCGGTGTCCGTCCCATCATGATTTTGGCTGAGCCCAAGACGTCCGCTGACCCAGACATGTGGAAGACGGtggtcgatgcgctcggtGAACTTCGCTCCCAAGGTCTTCTCACTCGCTACGAGTACGGCAAGGTCCACTTTGGCCCTGTGATTGTCGTTGGCACAGGCAACACGCCCTACTCACAAGTGGTCGCTACCCCTGTGCGCGACTATTTCATGGACTGCCACGCAGACGGCCTCAAGGACGAACACGGCCAATTCCAATACAATGCTACTGCATGCCCTATCTCTTCGGCTGGCTATCCCAGCGTCCCCCACTCGAATTTGGGTCTCACGCCACCACCCAAGGCGGCTATCCCCTACTTTGCCAAGTACACCTGCGATGCGCACATCATCAACTCGACGGTTCGCTTTTACGGTGTCCCCAAGACGGCTGGCCGGATCGACGACTTTAATATGCTTCTCCAGCAGGGCGCCGATTGGCTCAACATTGATCACTTTGACGACGTCAAGCGGTATAGCTAatcgacgcgccgcgcccatAGTGCCCAAATCACGTGACCGACCATGTCATCTCACGCCCCGCTTCTCTCCTCGCGCTTCCACATGGACTCTGCGTCGAGCGTCGGCTTGGGCTCTGTCccaggcacgccgcgcctAGACACCGACATGGGCAGCTATTCACAAGACAGGTCGGGCGGTGCTGAGACACCTGCTGCACCAGCGCCTTCTGGCCGTGCACGTCCATCCACGATCCCGAAATTGGACGACATTCCCATCGTCACCGACGAGACGGgtgagcgtgtgcgtgaGAGCTTTGCTGCCTTTTTGGAACGGTATATGGGAGACAGACCATCGAGTCCAGACTCGATCTACGTTGAACAGCTGTATGCCATGCGGGACTATGGCCGCACGACTCTTTACGTCGACTTTGCTCATGTGCTGGACCATGACGAAGTTCTCGCTCGTGCCATCACTGAGCAGTACTATCGTTTTCTTCCATACCTTCGTCGTGCACTGATTGAATGCATCAGCGTATATATCCCTGGCTACCTGTATCTGAACGCACACATGGCTTCGACTGCCTCGTCCGGTCTCGTGACACGCGACTTTTCCGTCTCGTTCCATCATCTGCCGCTCCAGTCTGGCATTCGGTCCTTGCGCTCTGACAAGATTGGCCGCTTACTGTGCGTGAATGGCACGGTGACGC
It encodes:
- a CDS encoding MFS transporter, DHA1 family, multidrug resistance protein; this translates as MILRFISGFLGSPVLATGGATMADLWNLDGGLMNGIAFWSYAACAGPGMGPLLSGFAVQEKGWRWIIWPLLCGTGLTWLIIFFFLPETYGDAILARRAIELRRMSGNKHIRSHGEEKDAQVSLSQLAIITLYRPLRMTFTEPVLFFSDLYIAYVYGIIYCFFEAFPLTFQGRHHFSLGESSSAYITGWVVCAVALVLYCWYNLKLVLPWFRSGKWKPEYRMQACFVGGILLPITLFWFGWTSFESVPPYSALAAYGVFQCAVFLLFQGFLGYLGEVYPFYTASAFASNGLFRALAGGAFPLFSTQMFNRLTIQGGCSLLAGLAILLIPVTLTFYLYGHRLREKSKMAGMVGAKKEPDESISV